taaaatgaaaacaaattaaagtcTAGTTATCAAATGATAGAAAGCAGCTATTAAATTGATTTCACTTTCAGGTTTAACTTATTACAATTGCATTTGTAGCGAAAAAGTACTTGGGGTTGGTTTTTGTGTGTTTGGGGTAGAGATTTAATTGATTACAGCGCATgggaaaaaattttctatagaaaattcaaattatctacaaattttcaatagaaatttcaagttatcaataaatatttaataaaaaaatgatcaatactatttttgtagaaaattaaagattttgataaatttttataaaaaaaattaatcgattttctatacaaaatttatgttatcgataaattcgctagagaaaagtaaagttattattaattttctatagaaaaaacaagtaatcgaaaaattttctttaaaaaattaaaaattaattatcgataatttcttaagaaaatttaagttatcgataagttttctataaaaaaaatccagttatcgataacatatcGATCATTTTTTATGGAATATATCGATAACTTATATCTTGTCTAGAGAAAgttcaagttatcgatacattTGCTAAAGAATATTAAGTTATCAAAACATTTTCTGTGGctattcaagttatcgataaatttcctctaaaaaatataattatcgataaattttaaaaataaaatttaagttatcgagaaattttctctaaaaaaatcatgttatggttaaatttttattagaaaattctaGTTATCGGAAAtttgtttagttaaaaaatataggaactagttttataaacattttagttAAATATGTATTAGAATTCACATCTCTATATTATGGAACattataaaaactattaaattttgtaacattCCTAATTTTCGTGTTtatgttaattaaaattgtcATACCAATTAGAATAGTTATGCAAACAAAATGCAAATACATAAGTACATACTACAtagttctataaaaaaataaacgaatttttctaacatttctttgtttttattcttcCTTGTCTCATTTCATGTTTTCAGTATTCAGTTGTAGAGGAAAGGCTTCAGActgttttattacaataaactaTGACCTTACCAACACGTCCAGCACCGGCACCACCTGGATCACGAGCACAAAATGCAGCGGCGAATGCTAACGCTAGTCTAGAACAGTTACGTTTACaattacaacaacagcaacaattacAACAGCGCagccaacaacaacatcaaaatgTCACCGTACCAAAGTTAACAATCAAATTGCCACCCCCACCCAAACAGCCGATGTCCACAAATGCACACAATGGTGGTTCAATTAATAACAACAATACGGGTTCAATCACGCGAAAATTTCCCCAAGCACGTTATGCACCTGCTACCGATTGGGATGATTCACCCTTTGATATTTTAGCCGGCAACACAGGATTTGGTGGAGGGGTGGCGGCCACGAAAAGCCAAACTCAGCCCACAACAAAtggtaattataaaaaacaaccaCCACCCAGACCTCCACCACCTAAAGTGCAACCGAAAAAGGGTGCTGCTCCCACTCCACCAGTACAACAATCTaccaatattttaacaaatatattccATCTTAAGAAAAAATCGTCCAGGGCGGCAACAGCCAACAATGCCTCATCGCGTATGTATGGCTCGGCCACGTACGGTACTACAACCTCCTCAATGTCTTCAAAAACTACAACGACATCACTGCAAAACAATGGTTTTAGCAACACCAGTTCGTTGAGCACTGATTGGAATAGTGCTTGGAACAATACTGGCAATTTCAACTCTTCGTCTATGCAAACAATGCATCAAACTGCTACCACAGAAGCTCAATTGATCAGTTTTGATTCTCCTCCAAGTTCTCCAACATTTACGCAAAAATCCAACAGCGATTGCTTGAGCGTGGACAGTTTCAGTTCGGATTCCAATTTTAGTTCGCCCAACAATGGCAGTGTTTCGCAACCAGAAAGCGGttttgaagatgatttttcagcCACAGCCGGACGTTCTAGACCAGCTACAACCAGTCCCCTGGATCCTTGGGAGGCCCTTGATGCCTTTGGCCATCCGGACAATACaggagcaacaacaacaactacacaaCCTCGTTACGGCAGTATTGGTACTGCGCCCGTAAGAAATCTCAGCACAATAAATACACGTATACAAACCAATGGTGATAATCCTTTATGCAACGGTAAAAGTCTCTTACCACCATCACCCGCGCTCAATATGCCCACAATTATAAAACCGAAAATCTCTCAGAAACCTAAAGCACCCAAACCACCACTATTAGCTAAACCCACATCATTTGGTTCCTCATCAATTTATTCCGATAATTTAATCACACCACCCTCTCCGCCTATGCCACAATGTGCACCTCCTCCACTACCACCCACATCAGCCATAACGTCATCTTTTGCAGCCTCATCATCGGCAGCCGTGGGCACCTCGCAAAAGCCCACATTTTCGATTTTAGATGTTATTACCGGCAAAGTCGATGCCTTGCAATTGAGTTCTGGGGGAATGGATGAATATGATAGTGAACCTTTGGAGCCGCCACATGGCATAACGCTGTACGATTTTGATAGCACGGAGGAAGGAGATTTATGTTTTAGGGTGAGTAGTAAACAGtgatacaaaattcaaaatgaaacGTTCTTAGAGAAAATCTGAGTTaacgaaaattttctataggaaaattgagttcgattatttttttataaaaaaaaaaattttgtcgataaatgttctatagaaaattaaaattatcgataaattttttaagaaagttCAAGTTATCgctatattttgtatagaaaattcaagttatcgataaattttttatagaaaattaaagttatcgataaatttttaatataaaattcaagttatcgataatttttttatagaaaattcaagttaccgataaattttttattgcaaattcaaattaacgataaatttgttattgaaaattcaatttatagaaaaattcaagttatcgataaattgtttaaagaaaattcaagttatcgataaattttctatagaaaaattcaggttatcgataaattttctatagaaaaaatcaggttatcgatacattttttatagaaaattcaaggtacaga
The nucleotide sequence above comes from Calliphora vicina chromosome 1, idCalVici1.1, whole genome shotgun sequence. Encoded proteins:
- the l(3)05822 gene encoding uncharacterized protein l(3)05822 codes for the protein MTLPTRPAPAPPGSRAQNAAANANASLEQLRLQLQQQQQLQQRSQQQHQNVTVPKLTIKLPPPPKQPMSTNAHNGGSINNNNTGSITRKFPQARYAPATDWDDSPFDILAGNTGFGGGVAATKSQTQPTTNGNYKKQPPPRPPPPKVQPKKGAAPTPPVQQSTNILTNIFHLKKKSSRAATANNASSRMYGSATYGTTTSSMSSKTTTTSLQNNGFSNTSSLSTDWNSAWNNTGNFNSSSMQTMHQTATTEAQLISFDSPPSSPTFTQKSNSDCLSVDSFSSDSNFSSPNNGSVSQPESGFEDDFSATAGRSRPATTSPLDPWEALDAFGHPDNTGATTTTTQPRYGSIGTAPVRNLSTINTRIQTNGDNPLCNGKSLLPPSPALNMPTIIKPKISQKPKAPKPPLLAKPTSFGSSSIYSDNLITPPSPPMPQCAPPPLPPTSAITSSFAASSSAAVGTSQKPTFSILDVITGKVDALQLSSGGMDEYDSEPLEPPHGITLYDFDSTEEGDLCFRENEKIYLIEQVSEEWYKGRTRSGCEGIFPVNYIEIKVPLPSKTLSSENSTQSSSASTTPTYQQAATANSQNLKIRSLYNFPAEVEGDLELKENDLITILHRINEDWLYGEVNGRQGQFPANFLEYVPSNIPMP